A single window of Mangifera indica cultivar Alphonso chromosome 18, CATAS_Mindica_2.1, whole genome shotgun sequence DNA harbors:
- the LOC123202352 gene encoding protein NARROW LEAF 1-like, whose protein sequence is MERTRHNIRGRYSGSSPSEESALDFERNCCSHPNLSSLSPPTLQPFASAGQHSENSAPYFSWPSRTDGAEEREKYFANIQKGVLPENLNRLPKGQQANTLLELMTIRAFHSKILRCYSLGTAIGFRIKRGVLTDIPAILVFVSRKVHKQWLSPIQCLPTALEGPGGVWCDVDVVEFSYFGAPEPTPTEQLYTEFVDDLRGGDPCIGSGSQVANQETYGTLGAIVKSRTGTRQVGFLTNRHVAVDLDYPSQKMFHPLPPTLGPGVYLGAVVRATSFITDDLWYGIFAGMNPETFVRADGAFIPFAEDFDMSTVTTSVKGVGEIGDVKIIDLQCPISSLIGKQVMKVGRSSGLTAGTVLAYALEYNDQKGICFLTDFLVVGENEQTFDLEGDSGSLILMKGDNGDKPRPIGIIWGGTANRGRLKLKVGQPPENWTSGVDLRRLLNLLELDIITTDEGLKVAVQEQRAASATTIGSTVGDSLTPDGMALKDKAEDKFESLGLQIQHIPLEVEHHSPETNPTLMETDFHLEDSIKAGPSVEHQFIPSFTGRSPLHQDCLSDKAVSENLASLRYGSDEDICFSLQLGDNEAKRRRSDASTSKEESG, encoded by the exons ATGGAGCGGACCAGACATAATATAAGGGGGCGATATTCTGGTTCTTCACCATCAGAAGAATCAGCTTTGGATTTTGAAAGAAACTGTTGCAGTCATCCTAATCTGTCTTCATTAAGTCCACCAACACTTCAACCTTTTGCTTCTGCTGGACAGCACTCTGAGAACAGTGCCCCTTACTTCTCATGGCCTAGCCGAACTGATGGAGCTGAAGAGAGGGAAAAATATTTTGCTAATATACAAAAAGGGGTGTTACCTGAAAATCTTAATAGATTACCAAAAGGACAGCAAGCAAATACATTGCTGGAGCTCATGACCATACGGGCATTTCATAGCAAAATCCTGCGATGTTACAGTCTAGGCACTGCAATAGGATTTCGTATTAAACGTGGTGTGTTGACTGACATACCAgctattcttgtttttgtttccaGGAAAGTTCATAAACAATGGCTCAGCCCCATACAATGTCTACCCACTGCCCTAGAG GGACCTGGAGGTGTGTGGTGCGATGTGGATGTGGtagaattttcatattttggtGCACCCGAGCCAACTCCCACAGAACAGTTGTATACTGAATTTGTGGATGATTTGCGTGGTGGTGATCCCTGTATTGGTTCAGGCTCTCAG GTAGCAAATCAGGAAACATATGGAACTCTTGGTGCCATTGTCAAAAGTCGAACTGGCACTAGACAAGTTGGTTTCCTGACAAATCGACATGTTGCAGTTGACTTAGATTACCCAAGTCAGAAGATGTTTCATCCTTTGCCTCCAACACTTGGACCTGGGGTATATCTTGGTGCAGTGGTGAGAGCAACTTCATTCATCACAGACGACCTTTGGTATGGCATTTTCGCAGGAATGAATCCAG AGACATTTGTGAGAGCTGATGGAGCATTCATCCCCTTTGCTGAAGATTTTGATATGTCTACTGTCACTACATCTGTGAAAGGTGTGGGAGAAATTGGTGATGTCAAAATTATAGACTTGCAATGTCCTATAAGTAGCCTTATAGGCAAGCAAGTCATGAAGGTTGGAAGAAGTTCTGGCCTGACAGCCGGAACTGTGTTGGCCTATGCCCTCGAGTACAATGATCAAAAAGGCATATGCTTCTTGACTGATTTCCTTGTTGTGGGTGAAAACGAACAGACTTTTGATCTTGAAGGAGATAGTGGAAGCCTTATTTTAATGAAGGGTGATAATGGCGACAAACCACGGCCAATAGGGATCATCTGGGGTGGGACTGCTAATCGTGGTCGACTTAAGTTAAAAGTTGGGCAACCTCCAGAAAATTGGACAAGTGGTGTTGATCTTAGGCGCCTTCTCAACCTCCTTGAACTTGATATCATCACTACTGATGAAGGGCTAAAAG tGGCAGTGCAAGAACAAAGAGCTGCCTCAGCAACAACTATTGGCTCTACTGTTGGGGATTCTTTGACCCCTGATGGAATGGCTCTGAAGGACAAGGCTGAAGACAAATTTGAGTCACTGGGCCTTCAGATTCAGCATATTCCTTTGGAAGTTGAGCACCACAGCCCAGAAACAAATCCAACATTAATGGAAACCGACTTTCACTTGGAAGATAGTATCAAGGCTGGCCCCAGTGTTGAGCATCAGTTTATTCCAAGCTTCACAGGACGGTCACCTTTACATCAAGACTGTCTATCAGATAAGGCAGTTTCTGAGAATCTTGCTTCCTTGAGGTATGGAAGTGATGAGgatatttgtttttcattgcAATTGGGTGACAATGAAGCCAAGAGGCGGCGCTCAGATGCTTCAACCAGTAAG
- the LOC123202183 gene encoding serine/arginine-rich splicing factor SR45: protein MANPTRGRPSPPSRGRRSQPGRSGSGSSSRSRSRSRSISGSSRTSSPSHSSRSRSPSRSRSRSRSLSSSSSPSRSRSSRSRSPPPQRKKSPAVGARQGRSPQPPSKRASPPPRKVSENDSLVLYIDSLSRNVNEGHLREIFSNFGEVVNVELVMDRAVNLPRGSGYVQFKTRADAEKAQLYMDGAQIDGNVVRATFTLSLPKKVSPPAKPIAAASKRDASRTDNVGADVEKDGPKRPRESSPRRKPPPSPRRRSPGPRRGGSPRRLPDSPPRRHAVSPVRRRIDSPYRRGDTPPRRRPASPPRGRSPSPPPRRHRSPARASPRRMRGSPIRRRSPLPPRRRSPRRARSPPRRSPLRRRSRSPIRRPIRSRSRSLSPRRGRAPAARRGRSSTYSGSPSPRKVPRRISRSRSPRRPLRGRSSSNSSSSSSPPRRP, encoded by the exons ATGGCGAACCCGACACGAGGCCGTCCCTCGCCACCTTCCCGAGGCCGCCGCTCGCAACCGGGACGCTCAGGCTCCGGCTCATCATCTCGCTCACGTTCACGTTCACGCTCCATCTCCGGTTCCTCCCGCACCAGCTCCCCTTCTCACTCCTCCCGCTCTAGATCCCCTTCTCGCTCGCGATCTCGTTCCCGATCcctctcttcctcttcctctcctTCGCGTAGCCGCAGCTCTCGTAGCCGCAGTCCTCCGCCCCAGCGTAAGAAGAG TCCTGCTGTAGGAGCTAGGCAGGGTCGTTCTCCACAGCCTCCATCTAAAAGAGCTTCTCCACCCCCAAG GAAAGTGTCTGAAAATGACTCTCTTGTTCTCTACATCGACTCACTTAGCAGGAATGTCAATGAAGGCCATTTAAGGGAGATATTCA GTAACTTTGGTGAAGTTGTAAATGTGGAGCTTGTGATGGACCGTGCA GTTAATCTTCCCAGAGGAAGTGGATATGTTCAGTTCAAGACAAGAGCAGATGCTGAAAAGGCACAACTATACATGGATGGT GCCCAAATTGATGGGAATGTTGTTCGTGCAACATTTACCTTATCTCTGCCCAAAAAAGTTTCACCACCTGCAAAGCCCATTGCTGCTGCTTCTAAAAGAGATGCTTCTAGAACTGATAATGTTGGTGCTGATGTAGAAAAGGATGGACCAAAGCGACCAAGAGAAT CTTCTCCCCGACGGAAGCCACCACCCTCTCCTCGAAGGAGATCTCCTGGACCTAGAAGAGGTGGATCTCCTAGAAGACTGCCAGATTCTCCTCCACGTAGACATGCAGTGTCTCCTGTTCGTCGTCGAATAGATTCTCCTTATCGCCGAGGTGACACACCTCCCAGGCGCAGACCTGCTTCTCCTCCCAGAGGTCGTTCTCCATCTCCTCCACCTAGACGTCATAGATCCCCTGCAAG GGCCTCTCCCCGGAGGATGCGTGGCAGTCCAATCCGCAGACGTTCTCCACTTCCCCCTAGGCGCCG TTCTCCGAGACGTGCTCGTAGTCCTCCAAGAAGGTCTCCACTCCGCAGACGCAGTCGCTCTCCTATTCGTAGGCCTATTCGCTCTCGTTCAAGATCTCTTTCACCGCGGAG AGGCCGAGCACCAGCTGCAAGACGTGGGCGGTCATCAACCTACTCTGGATCACCTAGTCCACGCAAG GTACCCAGAAGGATATCAAGAAGTCGTAGTCCTAGGAG GCCTTTGAGAGGAAGAAGCAGTAGCAATAGCAGCAGCAGCAGTTCACCGCCTCGTAGACCATAG
- the LOC123202147 gene encoding uncharacterized protein LOC123202147 isoform X2: MASNGLPSLGRVKLTDLIPSEGLPSDSYKLSVSTLSQSFAQFSAAIIQFPASDGPLLRSCLDSARLYFHQRAPYPAAEVIHTNDSREWCKTSGYYADPQQWHETYDYRPGLTPSEASNSLEFPPAGLPDLFSLLGKAARDILDAISYYLNLRSSPFTEVLDNIPLRSREISSSVLSVCCHARPSLQGAQHHSLTTQEDGQLVIFPDHDHNVDKSLVSIVKSDKAGLHVRDFNGRWVLVDGDLGPQEAVVYPGLALYQATAGYINPALHRTGITNMQGNMYGRFSVAFKLMPKSMSSLSCSEMRAAGHGVEAQFQLPIPVDDFMQRSHPTDQLFNRQSFQSFSFPMAQDGSMKPLMRRRKNNSRCKPLPPSKRLRLEAQRVLKERVQDIADKKGIKLRFCNLRECESHVHALDSPCANMRMEIEWPAGVPFVHPHDLPNKAKISFLEAYEPGWTATQDMELSSSEPGQEWMSIITDT, encoded by the exons ATGGCTAGCAATGGCCTGCCATCTCTGGGTCGTGTAAAGCTCACAGATCTAATACCATCTGAAGGCCTTCCTTCTGACTCCTACAAGCTATCTGTCTCAACTTTATCACAATCATTTGCTCAGTTTTCTGCTGCCATCATTCAATTTCCAGCTAGTGATGGGCCTCTCTTGAGATCTTGTTTAGATTCTGCTCGTCTCTACTTCCATCAAAGGGCGCCATACCCAGCGGCAGAGGTGATCCATACAAATGATTCCCGTGAGTGGTGTAAGACATCTGGTTACTATGCTGATCCTCAGCAGTGGCATGAAACATATGATTACAGGCCTGGCCTGACTCCTTCCGAAGCTAGCAACTCATTGGAATTTCCTCCAGCTGGTTTGCCAGACCTATTTTCTCTGCTTGGCAAGGCAGCTCGTGATATACTGGATGCAATCAGCTACTATTTGAACTTGCGTAGTTCTCCATTTACTGAAGTACTTGATAACATTCCCTTAAGAAGTCGGGAGATATCATCTTCAGTATTGTCTGTTTGCTGTCATGCAAGGCCATCATTGCAGGGAGCACAACACCATAGTTTAACAACTCAAGAGGATGGGCAGTTAGTTATATTTCCTGATCATGACCATAATGTTGACAAAAGCCTTGTCTCTATTGTTAAATCAGATAAGGCAGGTTTACATGTAAGAGACTTTAATGGTCGGTGGGTTCTTGTGGATGGGGATCTTGGTCCTCAAGAAGCTGTTGTTTACCCTGGACTTGCACTCTATCAAGCAACTGCTGGCTATATAAATCCGGCACTGCACAGAACAGGGATCACTAATATGCAGGGTAACATGTATGGACGATTTTCAGTGGCATTCAAACTCATGCCTAAATCAATGAGCAGTCTCAGTTGTTCCGAGATGAGAGCAGCTGGTCACGGTGTTGAAGCTCAGTTCCAGCTTCCCATACCAGTCGATGACTTCATGCAGAGATCTCATCCAACAGATCAACTTTTTAACAGGCAAAGTTTCCAGAGTTTCAGTTTCCCTATGGCCCAAGATG GGTCTATGAAACCATTGATGAGGAGGAGGAAGAATAATTCAAGATGCAAACCTCTGCCACCTTCCAAGAGGTTACGGCTGGAGGCCCAGAGAGTTTTGAAGGAGAGAGTTCAGGACATTGCAGATAAGAAGGGCATCAAGCTCAGGTTCTGTAACCTCAGGGAGTGTGAGAGCCATGTTCATGCTCTTGATAGCCCATGTGCCAATATGAGAATGGAGATCGAGTGGCCGGCTGGAGTGCCATTTGTTCATCCCCATGATCTACCAAATAAGGCAAAGATTAGTTTTCTTGAAGCTTATGAACCTGGTTGGACAGCAACTCAAGATATGGAGTTGAGTTCATCTGAACCTGGGCAG GAATGGATGTCCATAATTACTGATACTTAG
- the LOC123202147 gene encoding uncharacterized protein LOC123202147 isoform X1, whose amino-acid sequence MASNGLPSLGRVKLTDLIPSEGLPSDSYKLSVSTLSQSFAQFSAAIIQFPASDGPLLRSCLDSARLYFHQRAPYPAAEVIHTNDSREWCKTSGYYADPQQWHETYDYRPGLTPSEASNSLEFPPAGLPDLFSLLGKAARDILDAISYYLNLRSSPFTEVLDNIPLRSREISSSVLSVCCHARPSLQGAQHHSLTTQEDGQLVIFPDHDHNVDKSLVSIVKSDKAGLHVRDFNGRWVLVDGDLGPQEAVVYPGLALYQATAGYINPALHRTGITNMQGNMYGRFSVAFKLMPKSMSSLSCSEMRAAGHGVEAQFQLPIPVDDFMQRSHPTDQLFNRQSFQSFSFPMAQDGSMKPLMRRRKNNSRCKPLPPSKRLRLEAQRVLKERVQDIADKKGIKLRFCNLRECESHVHALDSPCANMRMEIEWPAGVPFVHPHDLPNKAKISFLEAYEPGWTATQDMELSSSEPGQASQHSANCN is encoded by the exons ATGGCTAGCAATGGCCTGCCATCTCTGGGTCGTGTAAAGCTCACAGATCTAATACCATCTGAAGGCCTTCCTTCTGACTCCTACAAGCTATCTGTCTCAACTTTATCACAATCATTTGCTCAGTTTTCTGCTGCCATCATTCAATTTCCAGCTAGTGATGGGCCTCTCTTGAGATCTTGTTTAGATTCTGCTCGTCTCTACTTCCATCAAAGGGCGCCATACCCAGCGGCAGAGGTGATCCATACAAATGATTCCCGTGAGTGGTGTAAGACATCTGGTTACTATGCTGATCCTCAGCAGTGGCATGAAACATATGATTACAGGCCTGGCCTGACTCCTTCCGAAGCTAGCAACTCATTGGAATTTCCTCCAGCTGGTTTGCCAGACCTATTTTCTCTGCTTGGCAAGGCAGCTCGTGATATACTGGATGCAATCAGCTACTATTTGAACTTGCGTAGTTCTCCATTTACTGAAGTACTTGATAACATTCCCTTAAGAAGTCGGGAGATATCATCTTCAGTATTGTCTGTTTGCTGTCATGCAAGGCCATCATTGCAGGGAGCACAACACCATAGTTTAACAACTCAAGAGGATGGGCAGTTAGTTATATTTCCTGATCATGACCATAATGTTGACAAAAGCCTTGTCTCTATTGTTAAATCAGATAAGGCAGGTTTACATGTAAGAGACTTTAATGGTCGGTGGGTTCTTGTGGATGGGGATCTTGGTCCTCAAGAAGCTGTTGTTTACCCTGGACTTGCACTCTATCAAGCAACTGCTGGCTATATAAATCCGGCACTGCACAGAACAGGGATCACTAATATGCAGGGTAACATGTATGGACGATTTTCAGTGGCATTCAAACTCATGCCTAAATCAATGAGCAGTCTCAGTTGTTCCGAGATGAGAGCAGCTGGTCACGGTGTTGAAGCTCAGTTCCAGCTTCCCATACCAGTCGATGACTTCATGCAGAGATCTCATCCAACAGATCAACTTTTTAACAGGCAAAGTTTCCAGAGTTTCAGTTTCCCTATGGCCCAAGATG GGTCTATGAAACCATTGATGAGGAGGAGGAAGAATAATTCAAGATGCAAACCTCTGCCACCTTCCAAGAGGTTACGGCTGGAGGCCCAGAGAGTTTTGAAGGAGAGAGTTCAGGACATTGCAGATAAGAAGGGCATCAAGCTCAGGTTCTGTAACCTCAGGGAGTGTGAGAGCCATGTTCATGCTCTTGATAGCCCATGTGCCAATATGAGAATGGAGATCGAGTGGCCGGCTGGAGTGCCATTTGTTCATCCCCATGATCTACCAAATAAGGCAAAGATTAGTTTTCTTGAAGCTTATGAACCTGGTTGGACAGCAACTCAAGATATGGAGTTGAGTTCATCTGAACCTGGGCAGGCCAGTCAACACTCAGCTAACTGTAATT GA
- the LOC123202147 gene encoding uncharacterized protein LOC123202147 isoform X3, which yields MASNGLPSLGRVKLTDLIPSEGLPSDSYKLSVSTLSQSFAQFSAAIIQFPASDGPLLRSCLDSARLYFHQRAPYPAAEVIHTNDSREWCKTSGYYADPQQWHETYDYRPGLTPSEASNSLEFPPAGLPDLFSLLGKAARDILDAISYYLNLRSSPFTEVLDNIPLRSREISSSVLSVCCHARPSLQGAQHHSLTTQEDGQLVIFPDHDHNVDKSLVSIVKSDKAGLHVRDFNGRWVLVDGDLGPQEAVVYPGLALYQATAGYINPALHRTGITNMQGNMYGRFSVAFKLMPKSMSSLSCSEMRAAGHGVEAQFQLPIPVDDFMQRSHPTDQLFNRQSFQSFSFPMAQDGSMKPLMRRRKNNSRCKPLPPSKRLRLEAQRVLKERVQDIADKKGIKLRFCNLRECESHVHALDSPCANMRMEIEWPAGVPFVHPHDLPNKAKISFLEAYEPGWTATQDMELSSSEPGQASQHSAN from the exons ATGGCTAGCAATGGCCTGCCATCTCTGGGTCGTGTAAAGCTCACAGATCTAATACCATCTGAAGGCCTTCCTTCTGACTCCTACAAGCTATCTGTCTCAACTTTATCACAATCATTTGCTCAGTTTTCTGCTGCCATCATTCAATTTCCAGCTAGTGATGGGCCTCTCTTGAGATCTTGTTTAGATTCTGCTCGTCTCTACTTCCATCAAAGGGCGCCATACCCAGCGGCAGAGGTGATCCATACAAATGATTCCCGTGAGTGGTGTAAGACATCTGGTTACTATGCTGATCCTCAGCAGTGGCATGAAACATATGATTACAGGCCTGGCCTGACTCCTTCCGAAGCTAGCAACTCATTGGAATTTCCTCCAGCTGGTTTGCCAGACCTATTTTCTCTGCTTGGCAAGGCAGCTCGTGATATACTGGATGCAATCAGCTACTATTTGAACTTGCGTAGTTCTCCATTTACTGAAGTACTTGATAACATTCCCTTAAGAAGTCGGGAGATATCATCTTCAGTATTGTCTGTTTGCTGTCATGCAAGGCCATCATTGCAGGGAGCACAACACCATAGTTTAACAACTCAAGAGGATGGGCAGTTAGTTATATTTCCTGATCATGACCATAATGTTGACAAAAGCCTTGTCTCTATTGTTAAATCAGATAAGGCAGGTTTACATGTAAGAGACTTTAATGGTCGGTGGGTTCTTGTGGATGGGGATCTTGGTCCTCAAGAAGCTGTTGTTTACCCTGGACTTGCACTCTATCAAGCAACTGCTGGCTATATAAATCCGGCACTGCACAGAACAGGGATCACTAATATGCAGGGTAACATGTATGGACGATTTTCAGTGGCATTCAAACTCATGCCTAAATCAATGAGCAGTCTCAGTTGTTCCGAGATGAGAGCAGCTGGTCACGGTGTTGAAGCTCAGTTCCAGCTTCCCATACCAGTCGATGACTTCATGCAGAGATCTCATCCAACAGATCAACTTTTTAACAGGCAAAGTTTCCAGAGTTTCAGTTTCCCTATGGCCCAAGATG GGTCTATGAAACCATTGATGAGGAGGAGGAAGAATAATTCAAGATGCAAACCTCTGCCACCTTCCAAGAGGTTACGGCTGGAGGCCCAGAGAGTTTTGAAGGAGAGAGTTCAGGACATTGCAGATAAGAAGGGCATCAAGCTCAGGTTCTGTAACCTCAGGGAGTGTGAGAGCCATGTTCATGCTCTTGATAGCCCATGTGCCAATATGAGAATGGAGATCGAGTGGCCGGCTGGAGTGCCATTTGTTCATCCCCATGATCTACCAAATAAGGCAAAGATTAGTTTTCTTGAAGCTTATGAACCTGGTTGGACAGCAACTCAAGATATGGAGTTGAGTTCATCTGAACCTGGGCAGGCCAGTCAACACTCAGCTAACT GA